A window of Schistocerca serialis cubense isolate TAMUIC-IGC-003099 chromosome 1, iqSchSeri2.2, whole genome shotgun sequence genomic DNA:
TGGTTGTCCGTCTCGTAAACTAAGTATGagtataatgtttaaaataaaatttaatttcgtctatttatttacaagaaaataagGACATATCTGATTTTGATCGATTTTAAAATGTTTCCTCATTGCATAAACAaagtaatgaatatttttttaaaataaatagtattttttctttatttttgcaagaagATGTGGAGATATTTCATTTTGACGGATTTTTAGGTGTTGGTTTGTCGAAAAAAAATAATCACATGTTGGCGCCACTGACAGGAACCCACTTGGGAAGCCAAAAGCGAATGTTCAGTTGGCAAGAGCACTTGCGATGGATTTGATACGAAGACACTTTGGCTAGAGCGTGTGGTAGGCGGCCGGCTAATGAGAAGTGCGGATAAATCGCGCAGATTAGAAGTAGTTGTATCTTCAGTTAcagtctgaaaataaaatatgaaaatgaacgGAATTTTGAAAGCGGCTTCTGGATTCTCTTCGTATAAATATCTTTTGAATCCAGTGAAACGGTCATACGGCGTCTTGAATGCAAACACGAGGCAGTTTACAAGAACGCTGTGGTATATGCGTTCTGGTGGTTCTACCGACGGGACGGGTTTACTTGCCAACTACAAACAAACTCCACAGAGTAATTTATGCAGTTGTGGTTGTGGAATGCAAAGGCTACATACGAAAGGTATATATTTAGAAGTTACATGAAATGGAAATTCGTTTTTGCACGTTCGAATATACAACAGTGTAATGTACTTTCCATAAATTATCACTTTAAGGTGCGTCACACATTTTCAGTCAGTTAAAAGATTCCTTAGAGGCACAACTAAGAATTTGAAGAATTGTGTTACTTGTAATTATTTAACCTATTTGTggaataaattcacacttttctgTTCAACCATAATTCTAAGGACGGTGTAATAAATTGATTACTGGAGTAACTGTGCAAGATAGTTGCCTTTGAATTATGATCTAATCTCCAAAACCATCATTTCCTTATAGGAGAGAAAGAGCTTGTGGAGTTTCTTACAGAAGAAATAGCAAATGAGAGGAAAGCGCAGAAGTTGAAGACAATCCCCACAGAAATAGATGGTTTTAAAGTTAAATTGGATGAATCTGAAGTAACAATGACCAAAAAACTGGGTGATGAAGAGTCAGTAATGTTATATTGTGTAAAATGTTTTATTGAGGGTTTAGATTGCAGAATGGTAAtgtatttggtttttttttttttctttttttttccagaattGAAGTAAATTTCAATATAAATCACACAGTGGACGCTGATACTGAACCAGAAGTAAATCCTAATATGGATAAACCAGAGTTTGGGGAAATGAAATCAAAGCCAACCTTTGAGGTGGATATACGCCGTGGATCAAAGACCCTTGGCTTCACATGCTCTTTTACATCTGGCCAACAAGATTCTGAAGAGGGCTATAGTAAGTGAAACATAGTGTAACCTGAATAAATCGCCATAGTACTGCTTTAATGAAGGTACTGGTTTGTGCAAATATGCTGATAGTTTTTCATCTGTTAGGTAACTGTTTTAATAACTTGGTTAAGCAATTCCACCTCACTATTCCTTCCTCAACTATAGTCACTTGATTGATCCCAGAAGATAAGCCTGGATTCGTTGATATGAAATTTTATGATAGACATACCAGTCTCTTCTGTTAACAACTATGTCTGCAGTAGGCAGTGTTACTGTGGTAGTGAAATAATTCCTATTCATTACTGGATAATGACTATCTGAAAGTTATGTATTTAGAAGTCAGATACTATGTTCATTAAATGCTGTCCCTACCTTAAATGTGATcgtaacttcttattgaccattTCGCATCATCCTGCAAACCTTCAACTCCATAAGGCAGTCGCTGAACCACATACATATTGGTTCCCTTTTGATACAACAGCGTGCATTTTATAAATGCAGATTGTTGG
This region includes:
- the LOC126473801 gene encoding complement component 1 Q subcomponent-binding protein, mitochondrial, producing MKMNGILKAASGFSSYKYLLNPVKRSYGVLNANTRQFTRTLWYMRSGGSTDGTGLLANYKQTPQSNLCSCGCGMQRLHTKGEKELVEFLTEEIANERKAQKLKTIPTEIDGFKVKLDESEVTMTKKLGDEEIEVNFNINHTVDADTEPEVNPNMDKPEFGEMKSKPTFEVDIRRGSKTLGFTCSFTSGQQDSEEGYNDIFAIDEVTLYEGEWSEKTYAVSGEILDGYLYDLLMTLLEEKGISNEFVEKLSEFSTAYEHNTYIAFLESLQKFSSGK